The Aythya fuligula isolate bAytFul2 chromosome 1, bAytFul2.pri, whole genome shotgun sequence nucleotide sequence tATCAGATATTCTGCAATAGTTGTGAGACGTGGCCTGAAAGCAATTGCTATAGCAGCAAGGCAGTTAGTATATTCTATtcaaacagaatattttccaaagttttATCTGTTAAGCAAGCACTTTTAGATAACACTAgtgaattttacttttctttatatgtatattgtatgtatacacacatacagaTATTCTAAATTGCTACTCTCTTCTGTAACTGTCATTATATTCCCAGATCTTTCTTGCTTGTGaacctcatttttttaaatagctacTGACTTCTAAAGAAGCTTCTGGCTTTATTTAACTCACTCTgcaacaaaccaacaaaatgattttaaatatgtaCTTTCAAATGATTTATAGGCCCAAAATTCTTGGAATGTCCTGGTCTATACTGTAGCCTGAATGCTGTATGATCTATCTACATAACGTAGCATCATGCCTACGTTCAAAGCAGCATACACACCATTGTGAAGTAAAATCCTGCCAGAAACAAGTTCTTTCTTAATCTTAAACTACTAAAAATTAGTTTATAATCCAAAAGGTTTACAGCTACAGATACTGGCGTGTATCAAATTAACCAAGTTGCTGCCCGGTGAGCTGTCAGTAGTTAAGACACGCTGCCCAGCACCTTTCAgattcagagaaaatatatgaGCCACAGCAACAAATGATGCATTTGGGGCAAAATTGAGTGAACAGTCCTTCAAATCAGTTGAGCTAAAAATAGTCTGTAACCGGCTGAACCACAGTATCTTGATGTACTTTCAGTTACATGCTCAAGGCACTCCAGCATACTTAAATGCAAATTTagggtttttatttcagtaactgTGTAAACACGTATAAAACCTGGAAGGAGTACACTTTGAAAATGTCCTGTTTCCAAAGCCCAAACAGAGATTTTCAGTTTAAGTTAGAATATTCTTCATCACTCTTATTTCAAGCTCTGTGCAAgaattttactgtgttttgagCATGTGTTTAGAAAAGAGTATATAACTAGTGATACCTGGTTTTGATTTTGGCATGGGTCTTTTAAAAAGATTGACTGTCCCAAGGTCACCAATGTCTGGAGCTTGTTTCTGAATTGAAACctatgggagagaaaaaaaaaggttttgatgtttgttttttgttgcaaATATACATAATACATAGCATAAAGCCCATGCTATATTATTAAGGATACTGACAAACCTTTATATAGGCTGATCCCTCTAAATCGCTTGGAATTTGAACATCCAAAGGACAGTAATCCTCAGGTATCTTTTTATCCAGGTCAATATCAGTGTTCTTGATCACCTCAAATGTGCCATGATGAAGAAAAAGGGAACCTAATCAAAGAAGAACAAAGACACGCATATTAGAAGCATagaatcatccaggttggaaaagaccttcaggatcaccGAGTCgaaccatcaacctgaccttCTGAGTGCCAccgctaaaccatgtcccttagtgccacgtccatacatgttttaaatatctccagggaCAGGAActccacttccctgggcagcctgttccaacgcGAAGGGACCGACACTGtcctcactgcaacctccttCCAAgttagttgtagagagcaatgaggtctcccctgagcctcctcttccccagaccaaacacccccagctccctcagccgcccctCAGAACCCTTGTTTTCTtggcccttcaccagctttgttgcttttctctgcacaCACAGGAGCAattcaacatccttcttgtaatgagggtcccaaacctgaacacagtactcgaggtgtggcctcaccagtgccgagtacagggggacgatcacctccccgtcctgctggccacactagTTGTGATACAACCCAGGATGCCACTGGCTTTCTTGCACACCTGACACAACACTGGATCATGTTCAGCTGGCTGCTGACCAGCACTGCCAAGCtcttttctgccaggcagctttctagtCTCTTCCCCAAGCCCATGCAGCTGCACGGGGTGGttgtgccccagcagcagcacccagcacttcCCCTTGTTGGATGTCACACagctggcctcagcccatcgatCCACCTATCGCAATccccctgcagagccttcctaccctcaagcagatcaacactcccACTTTAATCGGCATCATCTGCAAATTTCCTGATGGAGTATTTGATGCCCTCATGCAGATctatgttaaaatgttaaacaaagCTGGCTCCAacactgagccctggggaatgccgCTGGTCACCAGCCACCAACAGGACCAAACTCCATTCATTACGGCTCAgttcttcccccaaaaaaccATACACCTATCCAAACCATGAGCAGACAGGGAAATACCACTGGAAAGTGTCAAACACTTTACTAAAACAAAGGTAaagcacatccacagcctttccctcatctactaAGCAGGTCATCTTGCATAGAAAGAGATCAGGTTAGTCAGGCCACATGTGCCCTTCATAAACCCACGCTGGCTGCTTGTGATCCCTCAGTTGTCCCTTATGTCCTGCAAAATGACATTCCAGATAAGATTGCAGTGATGTGATCTTGAATTTCGTTTGAATGTGATCTTGATGTGGTTCAGATTCACTGTGACGTGAATCATCACAGATGATTCAGCCCCACAGCCTTCCCTGTGTCCAAGGTCAGGCTGCCACGCCTGTCATTCCCTGGatgctccttcctgcccttcttatAGATTAAAGTCATTTTTGCTGAACTCCAGTCAATCTGGGCCCTCCCTGGTTAGCCAGGACTGCTGGAAAGTTATTGAAAGCTGCTTGGTGagcacttctgccagctcctcccTGGATGAATCCCAGCTGGACCATCAACCTGTGAACATTCACAACACGGAGGAGGTCCCTTGCAGTTTCCCACCGGGTTACAGAGGTTTCCCCTCGCTCCCTGTCACCATCTCCCAGCTCAGGGAGCCGGGCACCCTGACAACAATTGGATAGCaaagacagaggcaaaaaaGTCTTTAGGCCCCTCAGCCTTACCCTTTCACCACTGTATTTCCCCTCATATGCAATAAAGGATGGAGACGCTCCTTAATCCTCCTTTTGCTGTCGATGTGTTTATAAATGAGTATCTTTAATTGTCTTTCGAGTTCCagttgggctttggccttcctatttttctccctgcacaacAGCTCTAGGGCTAaccaccttccttccttcaccAAGAATCAAAAACTCTTCGTTTTGCAATTGCTGTGATCTCCACCAAGAATCAAAACCTCATCATTTTGTGATCGCTGTGCCCAAGACAGCCTCCAGCCATCACATCACCCTCAAGTCCTTCCCAGTTTGCAAACAGCAGGTCAAGCAGGGCACCTTCCCTAGCCAGCTCCCTCACCTTTTGCATCAAGTTATCCTCCACACGCTCCAGGAATTTCCTAGATTGTTTCTTTCTTGCCATACTGTATTTGCAGCAAACtcctgggaagttgaagtctccTGCAAGGGCTAGTGATTATGAGACCTCTCCTAGTTGCTTGTAGAGTATTTTCTCTACCCCTTCATCCTGGTTGGGTGGTCTACAACAGACTCCCACCATGATATCTGCCTTACTGGCCTTTCCCTTCACCCTGACAGATCTCCATTGCCCAGCTCCATGCAGTCTAGGCACTCCCTAATGTGTAGGGCTAACCCACttcttcttccctgcctccctctcctgcagagcctgtaaccatctcTCACAGCTCACAAGTtgtcccaccacatctctcTGAGGCCAACAGTGTCACAGCCCTGAGACTATACAGCATCTCCTGCAACCAAGGAAGCCCAAACCTCTGTTTCACAATACATCTAAAACTCCAGGGCTCCATAGTTTATGCTCAACTCCAATTTCTTAATGAAATCTTTACAAATATAGCTAATTTAGAAAGTTcatttcagcacagcagcatctcAGTCCTCAAGTGTGTGATATGTAATATTCTACAATAAGTTAGCAAGTAAAGGTGCAACATCTGCTACAAAGCAATGTTGCTTATGTTTGTCCTGAAGTTTAACAGCTATGACAGAGTTTGGTCCGTAAAAAAGCAATCATACAGCCAGCCATTCGGGTGAGACCGATAGAGGCAGATGCCCAGATGCCCACATCTGCAACCCTGTCACATCCTGGGCACGTTTCATCTTCTTTAAGATAAATCATCAAGAAGGGTCACACATACAGGTTCTTCATTAACACAAAATGAACAGCCCTaagtttctctttcctctccttcactGACTACACATCAAGTACCCAATATAACCAGCTTAGAGGCCTGCTTTGTATTTACAAATTGTATTCTGCATTCACTCCTTGATTCCATATTTCGCTCTAGACTCTGGGTTCATTAACCCCTCTTAAAGTCACGTAATAATGCATATTCTCAGCTTCAGTTCTCAGAAgttacaacaaaaataatgattcagcgttcagagaaaaatacaacGTACTCctcaatgttttaaaatgtattgcagACAAAATGTAGACAAAAGCCAAAGAGTTACAGCATCTACCTGTCAACTGATCAACCCTACTGCCAATACAGAATTGTTCTGTATAGCAATCTTTACTAAAAGTCTGTACAGCCAGCCTTTAAGGTCACTTACCTGTTTTCCCTGACAATATCCTGATATCTTCCCTAATAATAAATCAAGTTTCCTCCTTTTGAAATTTTGTCATGTAATTATCTGTTATTAAgtattattcattattaaagATATCCCCTGtgcttttccagtttaaaaattctttgtaaagtataattttccattcttgctaataaagaaatagaaaagtctACCACATACCTGCACTTCTGTAGCTCAGATCACCAAGAATTTTGTCGCCCACTTTTCTCAGCTTCCAGTGTTGTCTCAGTCTCAACAGTTCAGAGTTGAAGTCTCTCTGTCGCttattttcctggttttctgCCACTGATTTGGACAAtctttctgctcctttcagCAGGATTTGAGCTGCTCCAGCTAATGACTTCTTTTTGGAAATCAACTGCAGGAACTGAGGATtctagaagggaaaaaaaaagagttgagtTTTAAGTCACgtgatattattattagtaaTCGTAAAAGCAATTGACAGCAAATGACAGCGGGTTTTGCTGTATGTTGAGTAGCTGATTTAGAATCGCTTTCACATTGGTATTAAACGTACACAAGAAGCACTGGGACTTACAGCCCTGACAAAGAGGCCTTTGAGATCAGCCTCGCCTCCTGTTCCTAGCCTTCGTACTCACTCACAGAGCACTGAACCAGGAGATGATGTGTAATGCTCTGGGGCATTTTGCGATCTAGAATGCTCTAGCACATTTTGCTCTAGTACAATTTGAACACTTTGAGGCAAAAAGCCTCAATGAAACCAAATCTTCCGTGTGGCCTCATACGAGCAACAACAGGAGCCGTGCTGTACCTGTTTGGGAGGAGGGGGATCCTGCACGACTGGGTCTAGGGTCATGAATTTCTTGTCCTTGACGATGCTGAGCACGTCATACAGCACGCACATCTCCGTCAGGGCGCTCCTCAGGTTGTTCCTCACCGAGTCCCACGGCCAGAGGGACGGCTGGAACTTCACCAACCCTAAAAACGAAACCCAGGCTCCTCAGACACAAAGGCACGAGCCTCCCCGTGAAGCACATTTCACGAATCGCACCAAAATAAGGCAGAACCCGCGTCTTTTCGGATCTCCCCACCTCAATGTGGcggcggctccccccggcccggccgcccctcACCTTCCTCATCCTCCGCCTCGCCCGGCTCGGCCCAGGCGCGGCCCGCGGAGCCCGGCTCGTCCTCCTCGGAGCCGGAGCCCTGGCTGAAGTCGATGCGCTGCGCCAGGCGAGCCAGGTTCTGCGACatggagaggggctgcaggtaGGTCTCGCTGCCATCCAGCCCCACCTCCTGCACCTGCTTCTCGCACGCCGACTCGATGCTGATGCGCACGGCCGGCACGCCCGCCATCTTGgagatcccccccccccccctcctgctcctcccgctccgccgccgccgggcgGAGCCCAAAACGCGCTCGGGAAGGGCGGGGAGGAGCGGGAGGGACGGCCCTTGGTGAGGGGAGGGAGGCGCTGGTGTCCCTCAGAAAGGCGGTGGGGTTGGGAAAGGcttccaaaatcatctggtccgaTCGTCCTCCATTGaaccgtgtccccaagcaccacgtccaacctctccttgaacggccccagggatggtgacgccaccacctccctgggaaacccgtcccaatgcctggctactcttcctgagcagaaatgtctcctcatttccaacctgaacctcccctggcgcaacttgaggccattccctctagtcccgTCAttggttacctgtgagaaaaggccgacccccagctccccacaccttcctttcaggtgcctgcagagagcaatgaggtctgccctgagcctcctcttccccagaccaaaccctcccagttccctcagctcctcacaggacttgtgctccgggcccctcaccagcttcatagcccttctccaGGGCCTCgacgtccttcttgtagtgaggggcccaaaactgagcacagtgaacacagtactccaggtgcagcctcaccagagcagagtacaggggatcgatcacctccctggtcccgCTGgctacactgttcctgataAAAAACAGGATGCCAtcagccttcttggccacctgggcacactgccagctcatgttcaggcgagcatcAATCAGCATCTCCACATCCTTTTCACAGAGCTTTCAAGCgactctgccccaagcctgtagtgctgcatggggttgttgtgcacTAAGTGAAGGACCAGCACTTAGCCATGATGAACCTCATCCCAGcagcctctgcccatcaacccaacctgcccaggtccctccaCAGGGCCTTCCAACCttccagcagatcaacacttccccccagcttggtgttgtctgcaacaAAACATCATCAGTCGTCAGCAAGAACCATGCAGGAAGAGGaaccaaacagcaaaaaatacgTTATTAATAGTACTCCAGTGAAATTACAGCTTAAATTCAGCCATAACCACTCCAATTACAAATAAACTCTGATTTTCTCCCCTTAACAAATCTAAAAGGGTGGCAGTTTATTGCTGTTGTATTTGTTCTTGACTTTGATAAATATGCGCGTAAttaaaagcattacaaaaatcagcatttttacttaacaaaattaaattgctACGCCTTCATTAAAGCCAGGACAGGCCAGCTTAGTCTCTGCCAACCATGTGCGTCTCCTTGGGCCTGTCGATACGGAAGAGAAGCTCCGCAGGCAAGAAGTACCCGCAGTACTGCACGCTGTCCGGCGTGGTGTCGTTGTGGTAGTGCCCTCCTTCCCCGTGGGCGCTGAAGCAGTGCGTGTGCTCCGTGCGCAGGTCAAAACCCTGTGAGTAAAGAAAGGCCTGTGAGCACGCTTTCCTGGAATTGGTATTTTAAAGTACTTGGATAATCTCGCTTCTGTATTTCCACAGATCTCAAAAGGAGGCTACAGCCATGAAGCAATGAAGACTTGCAAGGTGCTTGTGAAATTAAtagtaagaaaagcaaagaggagcttagtttttttaaagaatttagaAACCCTGAGAGCCCCCAGCTTTTGCTGTCAATATCCCAGagatctccttttttttttttctaaatcagacTTATCAAGGAAGCCCTACTGGAAATCAGAACCACTCTGCACTGAATACCATAGAAACATTCAATAAAGGGACAATCTCTTCTCCAATTCTGAGGGCCAGCTTGgatgaaaagaggaagaataacaaataaaatagccAGCATCCTCGCCAGTGACATCACTCCTATCAATTTTATATATCCAGAGGACACTGGTGAGTAATGCTATGGCATTAGAATGCAAGAAACAGAACAGTTCATTAACACAGGATTAAAGCTGTCTTCCACTGTTATCTCTGTGATGGCATTCACGCATTTCCAAAAACACTGCCCCAGCTGAGCGCTGTTGTGCTTCCAATGGATACTGATAAGAATGCTCCAGCTGCATCCACTACACAAGTTGTACTGATTCAGAATAGCGCAGCTGTTGGCAGCTGTTTTCCAAGTACTCAGCATTAGATTCTGGGAAGATGCACACGATTTAGTCTTAAGCCAAAAGCTGCTAAATAAAGACACAATGAAGTCACACCACTGAGCGTATTCAAGCCTACAGCTTGTCTCATTTCACTCTGGAAATTTTTACTTACATTATTTATTAGtgcattgttattttaaaaaatcaatttcacCTATGGCTTCCTAGTTACTTCTGAACACAGTCTTCTTAACATCTTAATGGCTTTTGAAACCTGATTACTTTTTATCCTGAATTCTTTGTTGCTGATTTTAGTGCTTGTGCAAGGTGTCCTTCTAACTTGAGGAATTGCAGGCTTTAATTTGCATCAGCAATTGAGACACGTTGTACACATTTTGAAATAGCATTGGCAAGAAACTTCTATAAGTGAGCTACAAGAACATGGCTGATCAAGCTTCCGTGCTCTCGACATTCCTCCTGCTGTGCCTAGCTGTAAGTGCACACCCTGCTGTTAGGTTCGGGATGCAAACACTTGCACACTTGCAATTGGAACAGAAGCATTAACCTCAATCCTCTATGAACGCCCACTACATTCCCAAATTGATTGACTGCGTCTAAAATTCAAACCAATGACAGAAATGAGAAGCTTGTATTTCATCACACACCCCCTGAAAGCATTTCACACAATACATACACACTCCTGTTCTTAAAGTGAAAATCATATCCAAGGCAAAATCCATCACAAGCCTTAGTTTACACTTAGAAATGAGGAAGAGACTCACTGGATCCCTGGAAACGATTACTGGCTGACAAACCAGTGGAGCCTTCATTTCAAAGAATTTGAGCCAGTTATTCACATCCTCATCAGTGTTCAGAGGACAGGCAGAAAATTCTGGAGgctacagcaaaaacaaaagctttaagTGAGATGAAGTTACTTATACCAAGACACTTCTTCTCTAGAAACTTTCCTTCACCTTTCCCCACCCCACTGTTCTGTTCAAGTTACTTCTTGCCTTGCAGAAGCTCACCCATTACTGCATTTCTGCCAGAAACAGAAGTGATCAGAATATAACTTCTTTCATTGCAGATGCTTAGTGGGAAAGCTGCTGAAGTAAGGATTCTCCTCCTAGGATATTTTAGAAGCTCaactagtttttgttttattttgttttccaatgcTTATTGCTTTCTGTAAATATCATCTCAGtgcctgtatttcattttatttcacttcacaACAGTTCTACAGTTCCTCCTCTAGTGGCCCAtggatttcaaaagaaaagatcaCAGTATTAAGGTCAAGTAATACAGCATCATTAGTTATGGGATGTCAGTTTTGTAATAGCAGCTTCTTAGCTTAATACACTGCTTATCCTAACAGTTTACATATAAATCTAAAAATACAAGGGAAAAGTCAGGGCAATGAGAGGTTACGTCTtgatttatatttctgttttcagaagaatgaagaaagtgATATGAATTGACAGCAACTTACCATAATGTGAATCTTTGCTTTCCCCTTCTGAATGACAAATGTACCACCCATCCCAACTGGCTTTTCTCCATAATGCTTCTCTAAAATTTGTCTCAGACAAGAGACGAAATTAAGTTCCCCAGTTCTTCCATTGGCTTTCACTTCAATGACCTGGAGAATAAAGTTATTTCGTAACTATCTTCCAGCAACAGCCTGCAACGGTCTGTGAAAGTTGCTCTGAAACTCTCCCACACTCATAACCCCAGATTTCACTGTCACAGCAGGACTTTCCCCACAGCTGTTGCTCCGTGTCCTTTCAGTACCTGATCAACTTTGGGCAATGCTAGCTTTGCCTGTGAAGGGTACTGGGCCACAAGTCTTTTACCCACACGTGAAACAATGGTATAAGTAACCCCCTTCTATCCACTAGCTGGCTTCACCTCTTAGAAACTCTTGGAAATTGAAAAGACTGCTCAGTTTCCATGCAGTAAACAGCTTTTTTGGCTGCTCTGCCAACAGCGCTTTGTGCTAGCTGTGCTGGGGGCAATACACCTACAAAAAATAAGTGTACAGAAATGATTTACGCAAGTCAGTCATTGTACAGCAATAACCTTAAGTCACTGCATGTTTGGACTGGATGTGAATGGATGATTTGTAACGGAAAAGTTTTACTAAACTATTACTTATTCCTCAAAAATTCAAACACTTCTCTGTCTCcaccattttttctccttgttcacCAACAGTAGTTTCTTCCATTTGGATACTTCTTTCAGAGAATTGCTTCTTTACTGTTATCATAGAAGATTTAAGAACATTGAAATGTGGATTTCCCTTCAGCCACAAAGCTCTGCAAGCAAAGTCACCTTTGCTCCAGGTACGCACCTTGCCAGGTTGGCCCTCGCTGGCATAAAGGTTGGCCAACAGCCCAAACTCGCAGTCGGTGTATTTACTGCTGTACTTCTCGAGCAGGCACCCTTTATCGGCAGGATTTATCTGAGCGATGTAGCTCCCATTTACAGCAGGCTTTTTATCGCTTTGAGTTTGAACAACAGGGATAAACTGAGAGAAAGAACATGCAATAAGTCAAAATAAGTTAATAAGAACATGTAAGAGTCAGTCAAATGAATGTAAATTTAAGCGTTGGACCGTGATCTCAAGAAATAATCCCCTTCATCACATGCCCTTCATCTCTCAGGATGAGGAAAACGTGGTAATATTGTAACGCAATAGAACCTCCAGAAATCACTTTTACTTCTCTGAAGAGTTAAATGGAATGTTCTGTGAAGATGAATATTAGTGTTAAAAAAGACCAGCCTTTGAGGTCTGAGCCCTGCCATGCACGTATTGGAATTCTACATAATACTTTCTCAAGTTGTACCTTAACAAGCACTATTATAGTGTCCCAAATTTAACACTGAGATAAGCTATCTCATCTGCTAATTAATCAAAACAGGGTGGTAAGGCCAGGGATCTATGCTTGAAAGGACTCTGACTACCTAAAAGCCCCCCAGGCAGCAGTTTTTGTCTCCTACCTCGATTGCAGGTAAACATTTTGTATGCAGAAACTTTAAAACGTAGAACGGTAAAACAAAG carries:
- the C1H11orf54 gene encoding ester hydrolase C11orf54 homolog, with translation MAKVERFAFHVPSLEELAGVLQKGLKENFADAQVSVIDCPDLTKEPFNFPVKGICGKPRIADVGGVPYLIPVVQKEKVYDLNAVAKDIELPGAFILGAGAASSRILGVNAEFIPVVQTQSDKKPAVNGSYIAQINPADKGCLLEKYSSKYTDCEFGLLANLYASEGQPGKVIEVKANGRTGELNFVSCLRQILEKHYGEKPVGMGGTFVIQKGKAKIHIMPPEFSACPLNTDEDVNNWLKFFEMKAPLVCQPVIVSRDPGFDLRTEHTHCFSAHGEGGHYHNDTTPDSVQYCGYFLPAELLFRIDRPKETHMVGRD